Proteins encoded within one genomic window of Streptomyces rubradiris:
- a CDS encoding DUF885 domain-containing protein, with protein MSDTQNPLPRQVADAYVDDLIALDPVTGTFLGVRESSSRLPDYSPDGWDAQARLARDTLARLDEAERRPGAGGDVERRCGRLLRERLTAQLAMHEAGEHLREVGNMHTPGHAVREAFTITPVETEEDWAAIAERLRAVPEAFAGYRASLELGLERKLFAGPRPTATFIGQLTEWADTGEGRGWFEDFAAAGPDALRAELDEAARAATGAVVELRDWLRRVYAPAVEGAPNVVGRERYARSARYFNGTDLDLDEAYAYGWAEFHRILGEMREEAEKILPGAETPWAALAHLDEHGRHIEGVDEVRDWLQGLMDRAIADLDGTHFELAERVRRVESRIAPPGGAAAPYYTSPSEDFSRPGRTWLPTMGLTRFPVYDLVSTWYHEGVPGHHLQLAQWAHVADSLSRYQATVGMVSANVEGWALYAERLMDELGYLGDPEERLGYLDAQMMRAVRVIIDIGMHLGLQIPADSPFHPGERWTPELAQEFFGAHSSRPADFVESELTRYLTMPGQAIGYKLGERAWLLGRERARARHGAAFDLKAWHMAALSQGSLGLDDLVDELSRL; from the coding sequence ATGTCCGATACCCAGAACCCGCTGCCCCGTCAGGTCGCCGACGCCTATGTGGACGACCTCATCGCCCTCGACCCGGTCACCGGCACCTTCCTCGGTGTGCGGGAGAGTTCCAGCAGGCTGCCCGATTACTCGCCCGACGGCTGGGACGCGCAGGCGCGGCTGGCCCGGGACACGCTCGCGCGGCTGGACGAGGCGGAGCGGCGGCCCGGCGCCGGCGGTGACGTGGAGCGGCGCTGCGGGCGGCTGCTGCGGGAGCGGCTGACCGCCCAGCTCGCGATGCACGAGGCCGGCGAACACCTGCGTGAGGTCGGCAACATGCACACGCCCGGCCACGCGGTCCGGGAGGCCTTCACCATCACCCCGGTGGAGACGGAGGAGGACTGGGCGGCGATCGCCGAGCGGCTGCGCGCGGTGCCGGAGGCGTTCGCGGGCTACCGCGCCTCCCTCGAACTCGGCCTGGAGCGCAAGCTGTTCGCGGGGCCGCGGCCGACCGCCACGTTCATCGGCCAGCTGACCGAGTGGGCGGACACCGGCGAGGGGCGCGGCTGGTTCGAGGACTTCGCCGCCGCCGGTCCCGACGCCCTGCGCGCGGAGCTGGACGAGGCGGCGCGGGCGGCCACCGGTGCCGTGGTGGAACTGCGGGACTGGCTGCGCCGGGTGTACGCACCGGCCGTCGAGGGCGCCCCGAACGTGGTCGGCCGGGAGCGGTACGCGCGTTCGGCCCGCTACTTCAACGGCACCGACCTGGACCTGGACGAGGCGTACGCCTACGGCTGGGCGGAGTTCCACCGGATCCTCGGCGAGATGCGCGAGGAGGCGGAGAAGATCCTGCCCGGCGCCGAGACGCCGTGGGCGGCGCTCGCGCACCTGGACGAGCACGGGCGGCACATCGAGGGCGTGGACGAGGTCCGCGACTGGCTCCAGGGCCTGATGGACCGGGCGATCGCGGACTTGGACGGCACGCACTTCGAACTGGCCGAGCGGGTGCGCCGGGTGGAGTCGCGGATCGCGCCGCCCGGTGGCGCGGCGGCCCCCTACTACACGTCCCCGTCGGAGGACTTCTCCCGGCCCGGCCGCACCTGGCTGCCCACGATGGGCCTGACCCGCTTCCCGGTCTACGACCTGGTGTCGACCTGGTACCACGAGGGCGTACCCGGTCACCACCTCCAGCTCGCGCAGTGGGCGCACGTGGCGGACAGCCTCTCCCGCTACCAGGCGACGGTGGGCATGGTCAGCGCCAACGTCGAGGGCTGGGCGCTGTACGCGGAGCGGTTGATGGACGAACTGGGCTATCTCGGCGACCCGGAGGAGCGCCTCGGCTATCTGGACGCGCAGATGATGCGCGCGGTGCGGGTGATCATCGACATCGGCATGCACCTGGGGCTCCAGATCCCGGCCGACTCGCCGTTCCACCCAGGCGAGCGCTGGACCCCGGAACTGGCGCAGGAGTTCTTCGGGGCGCACAGCAGCCGCCCGGCGGACTTCGTGGAGAGCGAGCTGACCCGGTATCTGACCATGCCGGGCCAGGCGATCGGCTACAAGCTGGGCGAGCGGGCCTGGCTGCTGGGCCGGGAGCGGGCGCGCGCCCGGCACGGCGCCGCGTTCGACCTGAAGGCCTGGCACATGGCGGCGCTGTCCCAGGGTTCGCTCGGCCTGGACGACCTGGTGGACGAGCTGTCCCGGCTGTGA